The Chitinophaga parva genomic sequence CCTTTACCATCCTTGTCACCAGGGTACCAGTTTTGTACGGTAGAGTATTTTACTTCCGCGCGTTCCAGCGCCACGATTTCCACCACGGCTGCGTGCAGCTGGTTCTCATCGCGCTTGGGGGCGGTGCAACCTTCCAGGTAGCTCACATATGCATCGTCATCTGCAATGATGAGGGTACGTTCAAACTGGCCGGTGTTTTCGGCATTGATGCGGAAATAAGTGGAAAGTTCCATGGGGCTGCGTACGCCCTTGGGAATGTATACGAAAGAGCCGTCAGAGAACACGGCTGCGTTCAGTGCGGCAAAGATATTGTCGGAGTGCGGCACCACAGAGCCCAGGTATTGTTTTACCAGCTCGGGGTGTTCCTGTACGGCTTCGCCAAAGGAGCAGAAAATGATGCCGAGTTCCTTCAGCTTTTCCTTGTAGGTAGTGGCTACGGATACAGAGTCAAACACCGCGTCCACGGCCACGCCGCTCAGCAGTTTCTGTTCATTGAGGGGAATGCCCAGCTTTTCAAAAGTGGCTAGCAGCTCGGGGTCTACCTCGTCCAGGCTTTTGAGTTCTTTTTTCTTCTTGGGTGCAGCGTAATAAGAAATGCCCTGGAAGTCGATTTCCGGCATTTTGAAATGTTGCCAGTCAGGCATCTTCATTTTGAGGAAGGCAGCGTAAGCCTTCAGGCGCCATTGCAGCAGCCATTCAGGCTCGTTCTTCTTCGCAGAGATAAAACGAATGGTATCCTCATTCAGGCCCTTGGGCAGGATGTCCATTTCGATATCCGTAGTGAAGCCGAACTCATACTCCTTACTCGCAATGTCGTCGATGATATCGTTGCTATTTTTCATGTTCTCTTCTTGGAATCTTTAGCTCCGGCAAAATGGGCTGCCGGCTGGAACCAGGTGCGCCGCCATATAATAAAAGATGATGGGCGGCCGTTCTTATTGTGTTATACTGCAAAACTTTCACCACAGCTGCAGGTGCGGGTGGCATTGGGGTTTTTAAACACCAGGCCTTTGCCGTTAAGACCATCTGAATAATCCAGCTCTGTACCATACAGGTAAAGGAGGCTTTTCATATCCACCACGATCTTCATCCCTTTATCTTCAAATACCTGGTCGCTGTCTTTCAGGTTGGTGTCAAATGACATCTGGTATTCCAGGCCGGAACATCCTCCACCTTTAACGCCTACACGCAGAAATGCTCCTGCTGCTGCCTTTTCCTGCTCCATCTGGCGTGTTACATAATCCTGGGCTTTAGCTGATATTGTGATCATAGTATCCCGTTTTTTGGTTTGAACAGACGAAACCCGAGGGAGAAATTCGTATTAAGAAATAATTGAATCTGACCTTCGGTATTGCTGGGCGACAAAGCTACAATCTTTCCTGATATATTAGGTATAGGTAGAATTGATGCGCTATAACCAGCCACTTTGTCTTGTATTTTTTAAACTGATACAAATTTACGACATTTGAGAATAATACAAGTAGTTACTTGGAAAATTATATAGCCATGCAAATGCAAACGGCCGATCGCTTTTTAATGTTGCTGAAGACCCGGGGGCCGCTTACGGCTGCCGCCGTGGCGCAGTGGTTGGGCATCACCAGCGAAGGCGCCCGCCTGCAGCTGCAGAAGCTGGCTGCCGCTGGCTTTATTGAAGCCGCCGCGCCCACAGCAAAAGGCGTGGGCCGCCCGGTACAGACCTGGCAGCTCACCCCCGCCGGTAATGCCCGCTTCCCCGATACGCACGCAGACCTTTCCATCCAATTGATCCAGACCATCCAGCAGCTCATGGGCCCTGATGGGCTGGACCAGGTAATGACCGCCCGGGAGCAGGCCGCTGCCGCCCATTACCTGGAACAGCTGGAAGACAGGGATGATATTGCCGGGCGCCTGGAGCGCTTTGCCGCTATCCGCAGCGGGGAAGGTTTCCTGGCGGAATGCCAGCCCGACGGGGATAATTACCTGTTCATCGAGAACCATTGCCCCATTGGCTCCGCTGCACGGGAATGCCAGGGCATCTGTGAATCAGAGCTGCGCATCTTCCAGCAGGTCATGCAGGGTATGGCCACGGTGAGCCGGCGCCAACATATTATTGGGGGCGACCGGCGTTGTGTATACGAAATAGTGCCGGTAGCCGTTATAGTGTAGAGATTTTGTTAAGGAAATATCAATAGCCAAAAGGCCTGGTCCGCTGAGGATCAGGCCTTTCTATTTAAGCTATAATATTAAGATCAGGGTGCCGGCCATGATGAGCAGGGCTGCCAGGGCCGTTTTGATGGTAATAGCCTCCTGCAGGAAAACGGCCGCCAGGATGATGGTAATGGCTACAGAGAGCTTGTCTACCGGCGCCACCTGCGACACCTTGCCCAGCTGCAGCGCCTTGAAATAAAAGACCCAGGAAAGCCCCGTGGCCAGGCCGGAAAGTACCAGGAAGATCCAGTTATTGCGGCTCAGCCCGGGCAATCCCTTTAACTCATTACGGGCCAGTACAATGCCCCAGGCCACCAGGAGGATCACTACCGTGCGGATGGCCGTGGCCAGGTCGGACGATACGCCGCTCACGCCCTTTTTGGCAAGGATGGCAGTGAGGGCAGCAAAAAAAGCAGAAAGTAAGGCGTAGAGCCACCACATAGGCTTGCGTTTACTATAAAATTAACGCATACAGCTGTAGACTTTCTGAATTTCATATAATTGTGCAGCACTGAGGCTCACCGCCAGCCGCGGCTCTATTTCCCGGTAAATGGAATGTGATACGTAACGGGGAAACTCCCGGCGCACCAGGTCGTCGTCTCCCAGGTGCTCGTAAAAGGCCACCCCGGCCGCATTCCACATGTCTGAGTGGCGGTAGCACCATTCCGCAAAGCCGTAGATGTTCGTGAGCAGGCGCTCGTCCTTGGCTTGATGAGCCATATACAGGGCATTCCGCAGGTCAAAAAAAACCTGGTACAGGGAGGCCCGCTGCAGATTTACGCGCAGGCCAGGCAGGGATTCCTTGGCTTTATTTCTCCAGGTATTCATATCAGGATGGTTAGTTGGTTGAATGGCCGGACGGCTGGGGATGGCATCACCCGGCAATTTATCAATTTAGTAATTGAATGCTCTAAACTAGCTGGTCATCAGTACTTTAAATCTGTACTGGCCATTGAAGTATTCCTTCATTCTCCACACTAAATGCTTCTTTTTATCGATCCACCAGATGGCGTAATTGCCCTTGCCGTAGTCAATGGCGAGCACCCAGCAGCTGGCTTTGCGGCCATTATACAGCAGCAGGTTATCACTGCCTTGTACGGTGTAGTTATAATAAGCCGGGGCCAGGGGGGCGCCGGGGTGGTAAAAGTTAATGGCCATGGTTTTGCCGGCCTTCAGCGGCAGCAGGGGAAAAAGCTCCAGGTCCAGTTCCCAGTTGTAAGTGGGCTCCGCGAGCGCCTGGGCCGTGCGGGGAGCCGTGGTGGCCACCGTATCAGGCGTCACCACGCTGTCTGCCCGGAAATCAAAGGCTTCCGTCTGGGTTTTACCACTGGCCGTCAGCTCACTGAAGTGGTAGAGCGGCGCAAAATCTTCGTGGCGCACCACAGATGTTACCTTCCGTTCGCCGTGCTGGGCGTCTGAGCCATACCAGTGCTGTGTAACAATGTAGGAATAAGGCTTCATGATAGCCTTGATGGGAGCACCGGGGCGGAAGCCGGTAGATACCGTACGTTCCCAGATCCACATGTTGGTACGCTCACCGGCGGCAGTTTCATTGTACACCAGGTAGCGGTGCGTGCCGGTGGCCAGCCTGCCCAGTTGCAGGCGGTGGTCATTGACCCGTATGGTATCGATGGTTTGTGCTTGTGCGGGGGAGAAAACAGGAAAAATGCCCGCGAGGAAGAGGGCGAAACCGATGCATTTCATAGATAGTCAGGACGTTTGGGATTACAAGATATGTAAAATATATTAATATTTAATGCAGGTTCAAACTTTAATTGGCTTACGCCCAGATGGAGATCTGCTCATAGTCTTTGCGGAGCAGGCTGTATAGCAGTGCATCCGTGAAGCGGCCTTTTTCATGGAAGTTATCGCGCAGGCGGCCTTCATAGTGAAAGCCCAGGCGCAGCAGCAGTTTGAGGGATGGCTCGTTCGTTGGCTCTACGAATGCTTCTATGCGGTTGAGGTCCATTTGCCCGTAGGCGTATTGCAGCAGGAGGTCCAGGGCGTTGGTCATAATCCCCTGGCCCCAATAGGCGGGGAGCAGCTCGTAGCCCAATTCCGCTTTGTAGTGATGCAGTTGAATGTGATGGAGGCCAATGGTGCCGATCAGTTTATCCTGTCCGCGCAGGGTGATGGCCAGGCGCATGCTCTGGCCCTTGCGCCATTTCTGCCGCAGGAAACGGATCAGCTCCGTGGCCTGTGTGATGCT encodes the following:
- a CDS encoding EamA family transporter, whose amino-acid sequence is MWWLYALLSAFFAALTAILAKKGVSGVSSDLATAIRTVVILLVAWGIVLARNELKGLPGLSRNNWIFLVLSGLATGLSWVFYFKALQLGKVSQVAPVDKLSVAITIILAAVFLQEAITIKTALAALLIMAGTLILIL
- a CDS encoding DUF7674 family protein, translated to MNTWRNKAKESLPGLRVNLQRASLYQVFFDLRNALYMAHQAKDERLLTNIYGFAEWCYRHSDMWNAAGVAFYEHLGDDDLVRREFPRYVSHSIYREIEPRLAVSLSAAQLYEIQKVYSCMR
- a CDS encoding GNAT family N-acetyltransferase, which encodes MKDLPVLKNGTLVLRAIRDDDTDALFRLFREEAVTRYMDIDSFASITQATELIRFLRQKWRKGQSMRLAITLRGQDKLIGTIGLHHIQLHHYKAELGYELLPAYWGQGIMTNALDLLLQYAYGQMDLNRIEAFVEPTNEPSLKLLLRLGFHYEGRLRDNFHEKGRFTDALLYSLLRKDYEQISIWA
- a CDS encoding DUF3108 domain-containing protein produces the protein MKCIGFALFLAGIFPVFSPAQAQTIDTIRVNDHRLQLGRLATGTHRYLVYNETAAGERTNMWIWERTVSTGFRPGAPIKAIMKPYSYIVTQHWYGSDAQHGERKVTSVVRHEDFAPLYHFSELTASGKTQTEAFDFRADSVVTPDTVATTAPRTAQALAEPTYNWELDLELFPLLPLKAGKTMAINFYHPGAPLAPAYYNYTVQGSDNLLLYNGRKASCWVLAIDYGKGNYAIWWIDKKKHLVWRMKEYFNGQYRFKVLMTS
- a CDS encoding helix-turn-helix transcriptional regulator, producing MQMQTADRFLMLLKTRGPLTAAAVAQWLGITSEGARLQLQKLAAAGFIEAAAPTAKGVGRPVQTWQLTPAGNARFPDTHADLSIQLIQTIQQLMGPDGLDQVMTAREQAAAAHYLEQLEDRDDIAGRLERFAAIRSGEGFLAECQPDGDNYLFIENHCPIGSAARECQGICESELRIFQQVMQGMATVSRRQHIIGGDRRCVYEIVPVAVIV
- the sufB gene encoding Fe-S cluster assembly protein SufB, with product MKNSNDIIDDIASKEYEFGFTTDIEMDILPKGLNEDTIRFISAKKNEPEWLLQWRLKAYAAFLKMKMPDWQHFKMPEIDFQGISYYAAPKKKKELKSLDEVDPELLATFEKLGIPLNEQKLLSGVAVDAVFDSVSVATTYKEKLKELGIIFCSFGEAVQEHPELVKQYLGSVVPHSDNIFAALNAAVFSDGSFVYIPKGVRSPMELSTYFRINAENTGQFERTLIIADDDAYVSYLEGCTAPKRDENQLHAAVVEIVALERAEVKYSTVQNWYPGDKDGKGGIYNFVTKRGICRGAHSKISWTQVETGSSITWKYPSVILQGDDSQGEFYSVAVARMRQIADTGTKMIHLGKNTRSRIISKGISAGFGDNTYRGLVRVGPRAQFARNFTQCDSLLIGDQCGAHTFPYIESRNNTATVEHEATTSKIGEDQIFYLNARGIDTEKAVALIVNGYAKEVLNQLPMEFAVEAQKLLSITLEGSVG
- a CDS encoding HesB/IscA family protein, with amino-acid sequence MITISAKAQDYVTRQMEQEKAAAGAFLRVGVKGGGCSGLEYQMSFDTNLKDSDQVFEDKGMKIVVDMKSLLYLYGTELDYSDGLNGKGLVFKNPNATRTCSCGESFAV